The Urbifossiella limnaea nucleotide sequence CGCGGATGAAGCCGCCGCCGAAGCCGCGCCGCGACCTCAACCTGTCTACCGCCCTGTGGCTGCTCGCCACCGGCGTCGCCGTCGGGTTGCTCGCCGTGACCCTGTTCACGCCGCGCGACTTCGCCGCCGCAGCGCTCTGGGTCGGCGGCGCGGAGGTGTTCGTCGGCTACGTGTGGATTGTGTGGCTGACGGCGAAGCGCGACTGGGTGCGCGGCGTGCTGGCCGCGGTGCCACCGCTGACGCTGTACTACCTCGGGCAGTGGAAGTACGCCCGCCTCCGGCCGCTGCGGTTCGTCGCCACCGGGGCGGCCGTCGCCGCCGTGGCGTACTTTTCGGGCGCCGTCCTGCCTCACACCCGGACCCTGGCCGGCGGCGGCGCCGGCGCGGTCGACGTGCCGCCGGAGGTGGACGTGGCCGCGCGGCGGAAGGTGGACCAACTGCGGTACCACCGCGACAACCGCAACTACCCGGTGCTGGTCAAGCTGCTCCGCGAACTGGCAACGACCGACGCCGTGTACTCGGCCGAGGCGAAGGACCGCGACGAACTCCGCGCCGAGACGAAGGCGCTGTGCGACCACCCGGACGCCGAGGTGCGGGTGGAGGCGCTGCCGGCGTTCGCCCGTTGGGGGTCGTCCGACGAGGCCCGCGACCGCTGCCTGGCCGCCGTCCGCTCGGACAACCCGGACGCCCGCATGATGGCGCTGCAGCTGCTGCCGAAGTGGCCGACCGACCGCGTCGCGGCGGCGGTGGTGACGCGGATGCAGCAGCGGCCGTGCCTCGAAGCGACGGCCGCCCGCAAGGCGCTGACGACGATCGGCGGCGGCGTCGCCGAGCGGGCCGCGGTGCCGCTCCTGGGCGAGCAGTACGAGCAGAACGTCCGCATCGCCGCGACCGACGTGCTCGCCGACGAGCGGGTGGCGAGCGCGTCGGCGCTGCAGGCGCTCCGCGACGCCTCGCGGAACAGCGGCGACTCGGCCGTGCGGGCGGCGGCGATGTCGGCCGTCGGGCGGGCCGAAGCCATCCTGCACAAGAAGTAGCGGGCGCGGCCCGGCGGGGTCGGCGACCCGCCGCCCCGCGGCGCGAGGCCGGCGCGCGGTACTGTTCCGCCCGCGGGCCGGCCGGCGGTTTCGAGTCAGGTCTCCGGCTCGCCGCGGTGCGGCGTCTTTCCCGCGGCAAAAAGCAGCTGGCGTGCGAGGCCGTGCATCAGCTTCACGTCCTGCGGCGTCGGGTTGGCCCGGCCGAGAAACTGCCGCACGGCGTGCATCAGGGAGTCGGCCCTGCCGCCGAACAGGAAGCCGACCGCGGTGAACGCCTCCCGCAGATGCTCGAACATCCGCTCCTGTTCGGCGTGACTCGCCACCTTCGGCGCGTGCGTGTCGGCCGGGTTCGCCACCGTGGCCGCGGCCGAGTACGCCTTCCGCAGTTCGTAGCAGCAGACGGCCACCGCCTGTGCCAGGTTCAGCGACGGGAACTCGGGGGCCACGGGGATGTGGACGAGCCCGTTGCAGCGGCCGATCTCGTCGTTCGACAGCCCGTGCGGCTCAGGCCCGAAAACGAGCCCGACCGGCCCGGCCGCGGCGGCGCCGAGGAGTTTCGGCATCATCTCGGCGGCGGGGCCGATCATGCCACGGCGTGCGACGCCGGCCGTGAGCGACGACGTGGCGAGCGTGAGCGAACAGTCGGCGAGGGCGTCGCCGAGATCGGGCACGATGCGGGCGGCGTCGAGGACGGGGAGGCCGTGGGTGGCGAGGCGGCGCGCCTCCAGGTCGGTGGGGCGCGCGAACGGGGCGACGAGGACGAGGTCGGCGAGGCCGAAGTTCCGCATCACCCGGGCGGCCGAGCCGAGGTTCCCGGCGTAGTGCGGCCGCACCAGCACGACGCGGACGTTGGCGAGGCTCATCCCGCCACCGGCGGGTAGACGCCGGACCCGGCGATGAGGCCGGCGAGGAACTGCACCGCGTCGTGCCGGGCCTTCGCGGCGTCGGCCAGCGCGGCGTAGTCGTTGAGCCGCCGCGCTAGCTCCGACGCGCTGGGGCAGATCAGGCCGCGCTCCTCCTCGTTCGCCAGGAACTCGCGCGCCGCCGCCAGCGCCTCCGGCAGCCGGTTCAGCTTCACCAGCAGGTTCACGTACACCTGCGCCGCGTAGCTGGCGCCCACGTCGCTCTCGCGCTTCGCCTTCTCGCGGAACCGCGCCAGGTTTGCCTCCACGTCCACGCCGGCCACGGTGTCGAGGTACGCGCGGTAGTCGGCGTAGCCGTCCTCGAACGGGGCGTCGCCGCCGCCGCCGCGGAGGTTCGGCGACAGCCGCTCACCATACACGCACAGCTCGCGGGCCAGGGCGTTCTCCTCGCCCGGCGGCAGGTACAGCGCCATCTGGCACACGCTCGACAGGTGCGACGTGTCGATGTGGTAGGCGTCGTCGCCGAACAGCTCGGGGTGCCCCTCGACCATCTCGCGGACGCTCGCACCGTCGCGGGCCGGGGCGCCGCGGCCGCTCAGGTCGGCGCGGAGGCGGTCGGCGAGCTGCGCGTGCAGGGCGCGGGTGAGCCGGCCGACGCAGTAGTCGCGCAGGTCCGGGTTCTGGTTCAGCTCCGAGCCGCTGACAGTGGTGATCGCCGAACAGACGCCGTGCCGGTCGAGGATCAGGTCGAACCCCTTCTTCGGGTACAGGCCCTGCTGCCAGGCGATTTCGATGATCGGGTAGATGTCCGCCTCGGGGCCGGGCTCGAAGTTCTCGATGGCCAGCTTCACCGGCTCGGGCTCGTTGATGAGCCGGTAGAACTGCCAGGCCTTGGTGAGGTCGCCGCGGTCGAGGGCGAGCCGGCCCACCTCGCGGGCGGCGGCGCGGATGGCCTCCTCGTAGGGCTCGTGGGTGTGCGCCGGCAGGTCGGTGGCGGGGCCGGTCGGGAACGGCGACACGCCGAGCTCGACGCGCTTCTTCAGGAGCAGCGCGTAGAAGAGGCCGTTGAGGTCGCCGGCGGCGCGGAGTTCGGCGATCAGCGAGTCGGCGGCGGCGGCGGGGCCGGCGGCGGCGAGGGCGGCGCGGAGGCGGTCGAAGGCGGCGGGGTCGATCGGCGGCGGGGCGTCGTCGGCGTCCATG carries:
- a CDS encoding RNA methyltransferase — encoded protein: MSLANVRVVLVRPHYAGNLGSAARVMRNFGLADLVLVAPFARPTDLEARRLATHGLPVLDAARIVPDLGDALADCSLTLATSSLTAGVARRGMIGPAAEMMPKLLGAAAAGPVGLVFGPEPHGLSNDEIGRCNGLVHIPVAPEFPSLNLAQAVAVCCYELRKAYSAAATVANPADTHAPKVASHAEQERMFEHLREAFTAVGFLFGGRADSLMHAVRQFLGRANPTPQDVKLMHGLARQLLFAAGKTPHRGEPET